In Geopsychrobacter electrodiphilus DSM 16401, a single window of DNA contains:
- a CDS encoding formate dehydrogenase subunit gamma produces the protein MGNYVDRFNTTDRILHWVVAISFFLLLLSGLGLFAHTFFNYFSLFGNPQQGIMVHKWAGIVFFIFSILLFLRHAAETCRFDADDRRWIVKVGGYLSRKRQEIPQGKFNAGQKLFGIFSGVATLVMGATGLIIWDPTAYLRELTQFALMLHGLFFTLFMVGMVVHIYLATVGNPGTLEGMLWGRVTKGWARKHASKWYQKVVKG, from the coding sequence ATGGGTAACTACGTCGATCGTTTTAACACCACCGACCGCATTTTACACTGGGTCGTCGCCATCTCCTTTTTCCTGTTGCTGCTCTCCGGATTGGGGCTCTTTGCCCATACCTTTTTCAACTATTTCAGCCTGTTCGGCAATCCGCAGCAGGGGATCATGGTCCACAAATGGGCCGGGATCGTATTCTTCATCTTCTCTATCCTGCTTTTTCTGAGGCATGCCGCGGAGACCTGCCGCTTCGATGCCGATGACCGCCGCTGGATCGTCAAGGTTGGGGGTTATCTGTCGCGCAAGCGCCAGGAAATACCACAAGGAAAATTCAACGCCGGACAAAAGCTGTTCGGGATTTTTTCCGGAGTGGCAACCCTGGTGATGGGGGCGACCGGTTTGATCATCTGGGACCCCACTGCTTACCTCCGCGAACTGACCCAGTTTGCTCTGATGCTGCACGGGCTCTTCTTCACCCTCTTCATGGTCGGCATGGTCGTCCATATCTACCTCGCCACCGTCGGTAACCCGGGCACCCTCGAAGGGATGCTCTGGGGACGAGTCACCAAGGGCTGGGCCAGAAAACACGCCAGCAAGTGGTATCAGAAAGTTGTCAAAGGTTAA
- a CDS encoding 4Fe-4S dicluster domain-containing protein encodes MKRKAFLIDTTLCTACRSCQVSCKQWNKLDAEATVNRGSYENPPDLTPQLYNQIHFIEQDQNNDMRWLFINRRCMHCADAGCVKVCPSAGALYHTKEGLVAYNQDKCIECHYCVNGCPFDVPRYDAKKKVTKCHACIDRVQNGLTPACVKGCPTGTLQFGDRDRLISDAKAAGKKLYGENDLGGLGVMYVLDDEPGTYRLPKNPAIPASIFFWKDVVKPLGILGFWGAIGVAALHYVTVGPKRIEDTDDDQHSKGGE; translated from the coding sequence ATGAAACGGAAAGCATTTCTGATCGATACGACCCTTTGTACGGCCTGCCGCAGCTGTCAGGTCTCTTGTAAACAGTGGAACAAGCTGGATGCCGAAGCGACGGTCAACCGGGGGAGCTATGAGAACCCCCCCGATCTGACCCCACAGCTTTACAACCAGATCCACTTCATCGAACAGGATCAGAACAATGATATGCGCTGGCTGTTCATCAACCGACGCTGTATGCACTGCGCCGATGCGGGCTGCGTCAAGGTCTGCCCTTCGGCCGGGGCTCTCTATCACACCAAAGAAGGACTGGTAGCCTATAATCAGGATAAATGCATCGAGTGCCATTACTGCGTAAACGGCTGCCCCTTCGACGTGCCGCGCTATGATGCAAAAAAGAAGGTCACCAAGTGCCACGCCTGCATCGACCGGGTGCAGAACGGTCTCACGCCCGCCTGCGTCAAGGGCTGCCCGACCGGCACCCTGCAGTTCGGGGATCGTGATCGACTGATCAGCGACGCCAAGGCCGCCGGGAAAAAACTGTACGGCGAAAATGACCTCGGTGGTCTCGGGGTCATGTATGTACTCGACGACGAGCCGGGCACCTATCGTCTGCCGAAGAACCCGGCCATTCCAGCCTCGATCTTCTTCTGGAAGGATGTGGTCAAGCCCCTGGGTATTCTGGGCTTCTGGGGCGCCATCGGCGTCGCGGCACTGCATTATGTGACCGTCGGGCCGAAGCGGATCGAAGACACAGATGATGATCAACACAGCAAGGGAGGTGAATGA
- the fdnG gene encoding formate dehydrogenase-N subunit alpha, translated as MHLNRRGFFKLSGSAVAGSILGIGLSAAEAEAAAAGPLAIQYAKETTTICPYCAVGCGIIIHSRSGEVINTEGDPDHPINLGTLCSKGASVFQLRDNPKRITEPMYRAKGSKEWKTVSWDWALDQVADRIKATRDASFMEQNAKGQVVNRTDAIASVGSAALDNEECYLLQKMLRSWGLVYIEHQARIUHSATVASLAATFGRGAMTNHWIDIRNSDVVLIMGSNAAENHPISFRYVLEAKAHGAKLLSVDPRFTRTSARADVYAPLRSGTDIAFLGGMIKYILDNDLSHKEYLQLHTNATFLVDPRFQMPGDLDGLFSGYNLEKRGYDKSTWSFQRDEAGIPKSDQTMQDPNCVFQLLKKQFERYTPEVVSDITGTPLDKLKEVYQIYGASGTPGKSATIMYAMGWTQHTVGTQNIRTMAIIQLLLGNIGVAGGGVNALRGESNVQGSTDHCLLFHILPGYLPTPKASLKDLATYIEKTTPTTNDPLSANWWGNRGKYITSLLRAHFDTKLTAVDEFGYQLLPKLDDGQNASWLMLFDKMQRGNIKGFFAWGQNPACSGSNANKVRDALSKLDWMVTANLFDNETASFWKGPKMDPGQIDTEVFFLPMAASFEKEGSVTNSGRWAQWRYKAVEPLGKTRHDSEVMSELHHRVRKLYAEQGGAFPDPIMKLSWNYGFKLYDGQISKLDIHAVAKEINGYFLEDKEIKGKLYKKGDLVPSFAFLQDDGSTSSGNWLYCNSYTEKGNNMARRSHKDPSGIGLYPEWSWCWPVNRRILYNRASVDANGAPWDKKKPVIWWTGSGWKGDVPDGGWKPLSQPGTKKSFIMLPDGVASIFAAGMKEGPFPEHYEPLECPIEKNPLSGTKNNPAMKLFYEGEEKLPEDIYYSCDQRYPFVATTYRVTEHWQTGVMTRNTPWLLELQPRMFVEMSPELAKDRGIAQGEVVKVSSGRGSVEAVAVVTKRFRPFKVQGTTIHQVGLPWCYGWTTPNVGDSANLLTPTAGDANTMIPETKAFMVNVEKLKG; from the coding sequence ATGCATCTAAACAGACGTGGCTTTTTCAAGCTTTCCGGGTCTGCTGTGGCGGGGTCAATCCTCGGCATTGGCCTGTCAGCTGCTGAAGCCGAAGCCGCAGCGGCCGGTCCCCTGGCGATTCAATACGCCAAGGAGACCACCACCATTTGCCCTTACTGTGCCGTCGGTTGCGGTATAATCATTCATTCGCGCAGCGGGGAAGTGATCAACACAGAGGGGGACCCGGATCACCCGATCAACCTCGGCACCCTGTGCAGCAAGGGCGCCTCGGTCTTCCAACTGCGCGACAACCCGAAACGGATCACCGAGCCGATGTACCGCGCCAAGGGCTCAAAAGAATGGAAGACCGTCTCCTGGGACTGGGCCCTCGATCAGGTGGCGGACCGCATCAAGGCTACGCGTGACGCCTCTTTCATGGAGCAGAACGCCAAGGGACAGGTCGTCAACCGCACCGACGCCATCGCTTCGGTCGGCAGCGCGGCCCTCGACAACGAAGAATGCTACCTGCTGCAGAAGATGTTGCGCAGCTGGGGTCTGGTCTATATCGAACACCAGGCGCGAATATGACACTCCGCCACGGTTGCCAGTTTGGCGGCCACTTTCGGACGCGGTGCAATGACCAACCACTGGATCGATATCCGCAACTCGGATGTTGTCCTGATCATGGGCTCAAATGCTGCTGAGAACCACCCGATCTCCTTCCGTTATGTCCTCGAAGCCAAGGCACACGGCGCAAAGCTTCTGAGTGTCGACCCGCGCTTTACCCGGACCAGCGCCCGGGCTGATGTTTACGCCCCACTGCGCAGCGGCACCGATATCGCTTTTTTAGGCGGGATGATCAAGTACATCCTCGACAACGACCTGTCGCACAAGGAATACCTGCAGCTGCATACCAATGCGACCTTCCTCGTCGATCCGCGCTTCCAGATGCCGGGCGATCTGGATGGTCTGTTCTCGGGCTACAATCTCGAAAAACGCGGCTACGACAAGTCAACCTGGAGCTTCCAGCGCGATGAAGCAGGGATACCGAAGAGTGACCAGACCATGCAGGATCCGAACTGCGTCTTCCAGCTGCTCAAAAAGCAATTTGAGCGCTACACCCCCGAAGTGGTGTCTGACATCACCGGCACTCCGCTCGACAAGCTGAAAGAGGTCTACCAGATCTACGGCGCCTCCGGCACGCCCGGCAAGTCGGCGACCATCATGTATGCCATGGGCTGGACCCAGCACACGGTCGGAACCCAGAACATTCGCACCATGGCGATCATTCAGCTGCTGCTCGGCAATATCGGTGTGGCCGGCGGCGGCGTTAACGCGCTGCGCGGCGAGTCGAACGTGCAGGGCTCGACCGACCACTGCCTGCTCTTCCATATTTTGCCCGGCTACCTGCCGACCCCCAAGGCCAGCCTCAAGGATCTGGCCACCTACATCGAAAAGACCACCCCGACCACCAACGACCCCTTGAGCGCCAACTGGTGGGGGAACCGCGGCAAGTACATCACTTCACTGCTGCGCGCCCATTTCGATACCAAGCTGACCGCAGTGGATGAGTTCGGCTATCAACTGCTGCCGAAGCTGGATGACGGCCAGAACGCCAGCTGGCTGATGCTCTTCGATAAGATGCAGCGCGGCAATATCAAGGGCTTCTTCGCCTGGGGACAGAACCCGGCCTGTTCGGGGAGTAACGCCAATAAGGTGCGCGATGCCCTCTCCAAACTCGACTGGATGGTCACCGCCAACCTGTTCGACAACGAAACCGCCTCCTTCTGGAAGGGTCCCAAGATGGACCCGGGTCAGATCGACACCGAGGTCTTCTTTTTACCGATGGCGGCCTCCTTTGAAAAAGAGGGGAGTGTCACCAACTCGGGCCGCTGGGCTCAGTGGCGCTACAAGGCGGTGGAGCCGCTCGGCAAAACACGTCATGACTCCGAAGTTATGAGCGAACTGCACCACCGGGTACGCAAACTCTACGCTGAGCAAGGCGGGGCGTTTCCCGATCCGATCATGAAGCTCTCCTGGAACTACGGCTTCAAACTTTACGATGGCCAGATCAGCAAGCTCGATATCCACGCCGTCGCCAAGGAGATCAACGGCTACTTCCTGGAAGACAAGGAGATCAAGGGGAAACTCTACAAGAAAGGGGATCTGGTCCCCTCCTTCGCCTTCTTGCAGGATGACGGCTCAACCTCGTCGGGCAACTGGCTCTATTGCAACAGCTACACCGAAAAAGGGAACAACATGGCGCGCCGCAGCCATAAAGATCCGAGCGGCATCGGCCTCTACCCTGAATGGTCCTGGTGCTGGCCGGTCAACCGCCGCATCCTCTACAACCGCGCCTCAGTTGACGCCAACGGCGCCCCCTGGGACAAGAAGAAACCGGTCATCTGGTGGACCGGCAGCGGCTGGAAGGGGGACGTCCCCGATGGTGGCTGGAAACCACTCTCCCAGCCCGGCACCAAGAAATCGTTCATCATGCTCCCCGACGGCGTCGCTTCGATCTTCGCTGCCGGTATGAAGGAGGGGCCCTTCCCCGAGCACTACGAACCACTGGAATGCCCGATCGAAAAGAACCCACTCTCCGGCACCAAGAACAACCCGGCGATGAAGCTCTTCTACGAAGGTGAGGAGAAGCTGCCTGAAGATATCTACTACTCCTGTGACCAGCGCTATCCGTTCGTCGCCACCACCTATCGGGTGACAGAGCACTGGCAGACCGGGGTCATGACCCGCAACACCCCTTGGCTGCTCGAGCTGCAGCCGCGCATGTTTGTCGAAATGAGCCCCGAACTGGCGAAAGATCGTGGCATCGCTCAGGGTGAAGTGGTCAAGGTCAGCTCAGGTCGCGGCAGCGTGGAAGCGGTGGCGGTTGTCACCAAACGCTTCCGCCCCTTCAAGGTCCAGGGAACGACCATCCATCAGGTCGGCCTCCCCTGGTGCTATGGCTGGACCACGCCAAACGTTGGCGACAGTGCCAACCTGCTGACTCCTACAGCGGGTGATGCCAACACCATGATCCCTGAAACCAAGGCGTTCATGGTCAACGTCGAAAAGCTGAAGGGGTGA
- a CDS encoding sigma-54-dependent transcriptional regulator, with amino-acid sequence MDGRIYICDDEVGMLRYLKKMLTSWGAEVVTFENPLSLLESLKNTATGVDLLLLDIKMAELDGLETLTRVHGLRPELPVVMMTGHGSIESAVEAMKLGARNYLTKPFPQEQLRAVVEQALQREKLLAENRSLKQQLQQQNQTDQIVFKSAAFAEVYDLAMRVTGVDSPLLILGESGSGKELIARAVHFHSPRSQAPFLAINCAALTETLLESQLFGHMKGAFTGAQQSHKGLLAAAENGSLFLDEVGELSPALQAKLLRVLQQGEYLPVGSTRPQQANVRFIAATNKNLEQEVAAGRFREDLFYRLNVICLELPSLRQRPEDIEPLIEHFLDKMAARLGQPRKQLSAELLQLLCSYDWPGNVRELENIIERCVVLAKGKTLTPEQLPAKFRSEPQPVATQLPSFSLRDAEHLQVRRALEETGGNKSRAALLLGVTRKTLDKKIRDFALNPEGSR; translated from the coding sequence ATGGACGGACGTATATATATCTGCGATGACGAAGTCGGCATGCTGCGATATCTCAAAAAAATGCTGACAAGCTGGGGCGCCGAGGTGGTGACCTTTGAAAACCCCTTGAGCCTGCTCGAGAGTCTGAAGAACACTGCGACCGGGGTAGATCTGCTGCTGCTCGACATCAAGATGGCCGAACTCGACGGACTGGAGACGCTAACGCGCGTACATGGCTTGCGTCCTGAACTGCCGGTGGTGATGATGACCGGGCACGGCAGCATTGAATCTGCGGTTGAGGCGATGAAGCTGGGGGCGCGCAACTATCTTACCAAACCTTTCCCGCAGGAGCAGCTGCGCGCGGTGGTCGAACAGGCGCTGCAGCGCGAGAAGTTGCTGGCCGAAAATCGCAGTCTCAAGCAACAGCTGCAACAGCAGAATCAGACCGACCAGATCGTTTTCAAGAGCGCGGCCTTTGCCGAGGTCTATGATCTGGCGATGCGCGTGACCGGGGTCGATTCGCCGCTGTTGATTCTTGGCGAGAGCGGCTCGGGCAAAGAGTTGATCGCACGCGCGGTGCATTTTCACAGCCCGCGCAGTCAGGCACCGTTTTTGGCGATCAACTGTGCGGCGTTGACCGAAACCCTGCTTGAGAGTCAGCTGTTCGGGCATATGAAGGGTGCCTTTACCGGGGCGCAGCAGAGTCATAAAGGTCTGCTCGCAGCGGCTGAGAACGGCAGTTTGTTCCTGGATGAAGTCGGGGAGTTAAGTCCGGCCTTGCAGGCCAAGCTGCTGCGCGTGCTGCAGCAGGGGGAATATCTGCCGGTCGGGTCAACCCGGCCTCAGCAGGCGAATGTGCGCTTTATCGCCGCGACCAATAAAAACCTTGAACAGGAGGTCGCTGCCGGGCGCTTTCGCGAAGACCTGTTTTACCGCCTCAATGTCATCTGCCTTGAGCTTCCTTCTTTGCGTCAGCGCCCGGAAGATATCGAACCGCTGATTGAACATTTCCTCGACAAAATGGCCGCCCGCCTCGGCCAACCGCGCAAACAGCTGAGTGCCGAACTGCTGCAGCTGCTTTGCAGCTATGACTGGCCGGGCAACGTCCGCGAACTGGAAAATATCATCGAGCGCTGTGTGGTGCTGGCCAAAGGCAAAACCCTCACCCCTGAGCAGTTGCCGGCCAAATTTCGCTCCGAACCACAGCCGGTTGCCACACAGCTCCCCTCTTTCAGTTTGCGCGATGCCGAGCACCTGCAGGTGCGGCGGGCGTTGGAGGAGACCGGCGGCAACAAGAGCCGCGCCGCCCTCCTGTTGGGGGTGACACGCAAGACCCTTGACAAGAAGATTCGCGATTTTGCGCTGAACCCCGAGGGATCGAGATGA
- a CDS encoding ABC transporter substrate-binding protein, with protein sequence MILRPLLMLLLYLVVIPGGRSNATAADQPEIRLGMSTVLSGPAAELGLEMQRGVLAALEQINRTGGFQGRQLRLITYDDGYEPARTAPNMHRLLEEDHVLAVIGNVGTPTAIASLPQIRAQQTLFFAPFSGAGGLRRIPPERYVINVRASYAEEITLMVDALVEGGGLRPEEIAFFTQRDGYGDAGYVGGFAALKRHGLQNETQVLHVRYRRNTLAVENALADLLLADPPPRALIMVGAYAPCAKFIRLARQSGFDALLLNVSFVGSSALVRELGSAGEGVVITQVVPHPLESQLPLVRDYRAALKVHDQQPPSFVSLEGYFALRTLLAGLEKAPEPLNRETLIDGLEHLGRFDLGLGTALQLTSEDHQASHHVWPTWVKNGRVVSASWAEIVRGLSQRSVP encoded by the coding sequence ATGATTCTCCGCCCTCTGCTGATGCTGTTGCTTTACCTGGTGGTCATCCCCGGCGGGAGGTCGAATGCGACTGCTGCAGACCAGCCTGAGATCCGCCTGGGCATGTCGACGGTGCTGAGTGGCCCCGCCGCTGAGCTGGGGCTCGAGATGCAGCGCGGGGTGCTCGCGGCGCTTGAACAAATTAATCGGACCGGTGGTTTTCAGGGTCGCCAGCTGCGGCTGATCACCTATGATGACGGCTATGAGCCGGCGCGTACCGCGCCGAACATGCATCGCCTGCTCGAAGAGGATCACGTCCTGGCGGTGATCGGGAATGTCGGGACCCCCACCGCGATCGCCTCCCTGCCCCAGATTAGGGCGCAGCAGACCCTCTTCTTTGCGCCGTTCTCCGGCGCCGGCGGCCTGCGTCGCATCCCGCCGGAACGCTATGTGATTAATGTGCGCGCCAGCTACGCCGAAGAGATCACGCTCATGGTTGATGCCCTGGTCGAAGGCGGTGGTCTGCGGCCCGAGGAGATCGCTTTTTTCACCCAGCGCGATGGTTATGGTGACGCCGGATACGTCGGCGGCTTTGCCGCCCTTAAGCGCCATGGTCTGCAGAACGAAACACAGGTGCTGCATGTCCGCTACCGGCGCAACACCCTGGCGGTCGAAAATGCCCTGGCCGATCTGCTGCTGGCCGATCCGCCGCCGCGGGCTCTGATCATGGTCGGCGCCTATGCGCCCTGCGCGAAATTTATCCGGCTTGCACGCCAGTCCGGGTTCGACGCCCTGCTGCTGAATGTCTCCTTTGTCGGGAGTTCCGCTCTGGTCCGTGAACTGGGCTCCGCCGGTGAGGGGGTGGTGATCACTCAGGTTGTGCCACATCCCCTCGAGAGTCAGTTGCCGCTGGTGCGCGATTATCGCGCCGCCTTGAAAGTCCATGATCAACAGCCGCCAAGCTTTGTCAGTCTCGAAGGATATTTTGCCCTGCGCACCCTGTTGGCCGGGCTGGAGAAGGCCCCCGAACCGCTGAATCGCGAAACCCTGATCGATGGCCTGGAGCATTTGGGGCGCTTTGACCTGGGTCTGGGGACGGCGCTTCAGCTCACGAGCGAAGACCATCAGGCCAGTCATCATGTCTGGCCAACCTGGGTAAAAAACGGCAGGGTGGTCTCAGCCAGCTGGGCAGAGATTGTCCGCGGTCTGTCGCAACGGAGTGTGCCATGA
- a CDS encoding ATP-binding protein: MTPLKPGRKITLLAWVLVMIGLLAGVLSNGLVGWTLHNLNREGQQLAEQESRLSRGAEKLRHFTRQTQTALGDQLQLDLGPVHETFPETDLEQLRTELVATPEIDDLARLSNELGQRSYNLRRLWQQAVAWRENYQPIFLDNREKKSLLRVRSELQQLRAELEIYEGRQRLQEALTIRQWRKSGPAVAEKLAAELLSYRNQTWRRSLDRINTELVDLSRMVEILAGEDRLDQLADMKDNQLKPSLERMTHELARLRTAAQMGPDELPLRLLEALNVALFGEGYVIFEEYQTIRPGKGGLYLLSERRLELVQQREALQGEARTELQQLESLYPPLASLTQKRSRALARQADLSLSNGALNLFMISLLTLAGFLGLGLLIIRMTQQQLAALAQLRRQNELILASAGEGVMGVDRDGATIFINPAAANQLGWQDQELVGRHYQEILGQPDQGDLQADSIAQVLQQGNSYRSDIDFFHRRDGSQMPVACAVTPLQNELQEIEGAVVTFMDISDRKAAEKTLRRYYDRLAEQERALAELNKYLEQKVVERTLQLEAKSKQLIATQEELAHAEKLAAIGSLAAGVAHEINNPSAIIRGNIEILEAGLPANHMSREETSEILRQIERITLITGNLLSFARKQQLTIRSFPLNALLEEVLEQVGHQVSTRGIEIQTDLATQLPDCLADADRLRQVFNNLIVNGLQALNGRGFLRVSSRLEDGSFKVRIADNGLGILPENRGQIFHPFFTTKTDGTGLGLSVSYGIVEAHGGSISVESEPREGSCFTISLPQHEH, encoded by the coding sequence ATGACGCCACTCAAGCCGGGGCGCAAGATCACCCTGCTGGCCTGGGTGCTGGTCATGATCGGCTTGCTGGCAGGGGTACTGAGCAATGGCCTGGTCGGCTGGACCCTCCACAACCTGAACCGCGAAGGGCAGCAGCTGGCCGAACAGGAATCCCGTTTGAGTCGCGGCGCCGAAAAACTGCGACACTTCACGCGTCAGACCCAGACGGCTCTGGGCGATCAGCTTCAACTGGATCTTGGGCCGGTACACGAAACCTTTCCGGAGACAGATCTGGAACAACTCCGTACCGAACTCGTGGCGACGCCGGAGATTGATGATCTGGCCCGCCTCAGCAATGAACTGGGGCAACGTAGCTACAACCTGCGTAGGCTCTGGCAGCAGGCTGTTGCCTGGCGCGAAAATTATCAGCCGATCTTTCTGGATAACCGCGAAAAAAAGAGCCTGCTGCGGGTGCGCTCAGAGTTGCAGCAGCTCCGCGCCGAGCTGGAAATCTATGAAGGGCGGCAGCGTCTGCAGGAAGCCTTGACTATTCGCCAGTGGCGGAAGTCCGGACCCGCTGTGGCTGAAAAGCTGGCGGCCGAACTGCTCAGCTATCGCAACCAGACGTGGCGGCGCAGCCTCGACCGGATCAACACCGAGCTGGTCGATCTGTCGCGGATGGTTGAGATTCTGGCCGGTGAGGATCGTCTTGATCAGCTGGCGGACATGAAGGACAACCAGCTGAAGCCGAGTCTGGAGCGGATGACCCATGAACTCGCACGCTTGCGCACCGCCGCGCAGATGGGACCAGACGAGTTGCCGCTCAGACTGCTGGAGGCGCTTAATGTCGCGCTCTTCGGCGAGGGCTATGTCATTTTTGAGGAGTATCAGACGATCCGGCCGGGGAAGGGCGGGCTCTACCTGCTGTCCGAACGCCGCCTCGAGCTGGTTCAGCAGCGCGAGGCTCTGCAGGGAGAGGCACGAACCGAGTTGCAGCAGCTCGAATCGCTCTATCCCCCGTTGGCCAGTCTGACCCAGAAACGCAGCCGCGCGCTGGCCCGTCAGGCCGACTTGAGCTTGAGCAACGGGGCTTTGAATCTGTTCATGATCAGTCTGCTCACCCTCGCCGGCTTTCTGGGTCTCGGTCTCTTGATCATCCGCATGACTCAGCAGCAGTTGGCGGCACTCGCTCAGTTGCGCCGCCAGAACGAACTGATTCTGGCTTCGGCCGGCGAGGGGGTGATGGGGGTTGATCGCGACGGCGCGACCATCTTTATCAATCCAGCCGCCGCCAACCAGCTCGGGTGGCAAGATCAGGAACTGGTCGGCCGTCATTATCAGGAGATTCTGGGCCAGCCTGACCAGGGGGATCTTCAGGCCGATTCCATTGCCCAGGTCCTGCAACAGGGGAACAGTTACCGCAGCGACATCGATTTTTTTCATCGGCGCGACGGCAGCCAAATGCCTGTGGCCTGTGCCGTGACACCCCTGCAGAACGAACTTCAGGAGATCGAGGGGGCGGTCGTCACTTTTATGGATATCAGCGATCGCAAGGCCGCTGAAAAGACCCTGCGCCGTTATTATGATCGCCTCGCCGAACAGGAGCGGGCGCTGGCCGAGTTGAACAAGTATCTCGAGCAGAAGGTCGTGGAGCGGACCCTGCAGCTCGAAGCGAAGAGTAAGCAGCTGATAGCAACTCAGGAGGAGCTGGCCCATGCCGAAAAACTGGCGGCGATTGGTTCGCTGGCCGCAGGGGTCGCGCATGAAATCAACAATCCGAGTGCGATCATTCGCGGGAATATCGAAATCCTCGAGGCTGGGCTGCCAGCTAACCACATGAGCCGTGAAGAGACTTCTGAAATCTTACGTCAGATCGAGCGGATCACGCTGATAACCGGCAATCTGCTCAGCTTTGCGCGCAAGCAGCAGCTGACCATCCGCAGCTTCCCCTTGAACGCATTGCTCGAGGAGGTTCTCGAGCAGGTTGGCCATCAGGTTTCGACCAGGGGCATCGAAATTCAGACCGATTTGGCCACCCAACTCCCTGACTGTCTGGCCGATGCTGATCGACTGCGGCAGGTCTTTAATAATCTGATCGTCAATGGCCTTCAGGCGCTGAACGGTCGAGGCTTTCTGCGGGTCAGTAGCCGCCTTGAGGACGGGAGTTTCAAAGTGAGGATCGCCGATAACGGCCTGGGAATTCTGCCCGAGAATCGCGGCCAGATCTTCCACCCCTTCTTTACCACCAAAACGGACGGCACCGGCCTTGGCCTCTCGGTTTCTTACGGTATCGTCGAGGCACATGGCGGAAGTATCAGTGTCGAGAGTGAGCCGAGGGAGGGGAGTTGTTTCACTATCAGCCTGCCGCAGCATGAACATTAA
- a CDS encoding acyl-CoA thioesterase: MQDIVQALLQHLSLERLEENLFRGQSQDIGSPNVYGGQVLGQALSAASRTIEGRDAHSLHAYFLRPGDKTQPVVYEVDRIRDGRSYTTRRVVAIQNGQPIFNMAASFKVAEAGLEHQCVMPEVPGPEGLLNLTELGRQSLAEIPDKLERFLTWQRPIEFRPVRPTDLLHPEPAPPCRDIWIRAVAALPDEPALHKVLLAYTSDYSLLATALLPHGLTFSQGTIRAASLDHAMWFHRDFRLDDWLLYAMDSPNMGHGRGFSRGNLFTREGKLVASVAQEGMIRQH; this comes from the coding sequence ATGCAGGATATTGTGCAGGCCTTACTTCAGCACCTGAGCCTTGAGCGCCTCGAAGAGAACCTGTTTCGTGGTCAGAGCCAGGATATCGGCAGTCCCAACGTTTACGGCGGTCAGGTTTTGGGGCAGGCCCTGTCTGCGGCGAGCCGGACGATCGAGGGGCGCGATGCGCATTCGCTGCACGCCTACTTTCTGCGGCCCGGCGATAAGACCCAGCCGGTGGTTTATGAGGTAGACCGGATTCGCGACGGCAGAAGTTATACGACCCGCAGGGTGGTGGCTATACAGAACGGGCAGCCGATCTTTAATATGGCGGCCTCCTTTAAAGTCGCCGAAGCGGGCCTCGAACATCAGTGTGTAATGCCTGAGGTGCCCGGCCCCGAAGGTCTGCTGAATCTGACCGAACTGGGTCGGCAGTCTCTGGCGGAGATCCCTGATAAATTGGAGCGATTTTTAACCTGGCAACGACCCATCGAGTTTCGTCCCGTCCGCCCGACTGATCTGTTGCACCCTGAACCGGCTCCCCCCTGTCGGGATATCTGGATCCGCGCCGTCGCTGCCCTGCCCGACGAGCCCGCGCTGCACAAGGTTTTGTTAGCTTACACCTCCGATTATTCGCTGCTCGCCACCGCCTTGCTGCCGCACGGATTGACCTTTTCGCAGGGCACAATCCGCGCCGCCAGCCTTGATCACGCCATGTGGTTTCATCGCGATTTCCGCCTCGACGACTGGCTGCTCTATGCCATGGACAGCCCGAACATGGGCCATGGCCGTGGGTTCAGCCGGGGAAATCTCTTCACGCGCGAGGGGAAGTTGGTGGCCTCTGTGGCTCAGGAGGGGATGATTCGTCAGCACTGA